From Camelina sativa cultivar DH55 chromosome 20, Cs, whole genome shotgun sequence, the proteins below share one genomic window:
- the LOC104771231 gene encoding uncharacterized protein LOC104771231, producing MVMLLLHSTSVGLSPCSNPQKSFVFHSYYSYRCIVCSSETGLSTRRQALEQLDSKLSSGDERAALSLVKDLQGKPDGLRCFGAARQVPQRLYTLEELKLNGINAASLLSPTDTTLGSIERNLQIAGVSGGIVAWKAFDLSSQQLFYLSLGFMFLWTLDLVSFNGGIGSLVLDTVGHTFSQRYHNRVVQHEAGHFLVAYLIGILPRGYTLSSLEALQKEGSLNVQAGSAFVDYEFLEEVNSGKVSATMLNRFSCIALAGVATEYLLYGYAEGGLDDISKLDGLVKSLGFTQKKADSQVRWSVLNTILLLRRHEIARSKLAQAMSKGESVGSCIQIIEDSIDPSDI from the exons atggttatgttgttgttaCATAGTACTAGTGTGGGACTATCTCCATGTTCAAACCCACAAAAGTCTTTTGTCTTCCATAGTTATTACAGTTATAGATGCATAGTTTGTTCATCTGAAACAGGGTTGTCCACAAGAAGACAAGCGTTGGAGCAACTTGATTCTAAGTTGTCTAGTGGAGACGAAAGAGCTGCACTTTCCCTTGTCAAAGATCTCCAAGGCAAACCTGATGGGCTTCGATGTTTTGGCGCTGCCAGGCAG GTGCCTCAGAGACTATACACGTTGGAAGAACTGAAACTGAATGGTATTAACGCAGCTTCACTTCTCTCGCCAACAGATACAACGCTTGGCTCCATCGAAAGAAATCTTCAGATCGCTGGTGTCTCAGGGGGAATAGTTGCTTGGAAAGCCTTTGACTTGAGTTCTCAACAGCTCTTTTACCTTTCTCTTGGGTTTATGTTCCTGTGGACTTTGGACTTG GTCTCATTTAATGGCGGTATTGGGAGTTTGGTTCTTGATACAGTCGGTCATACATTCAGCCAAAGATACCACAATAGAGTTGTTCAG CATGAAGCAGGTCATTTCTTGGTGGCCTACTTGATCGGGATTCTACCACGCGGATACACGCTCTCAAGCCTTGAAGCTTTACAGAAAGAAGGATCTCTCAACGTTCAAGCTGGCTCAGCCTTCGTGGACTATGAATTCCTTGAAGAA GTTAATTCTGGAAAAGTCTCCGCTACC ATGCTGAACAGATTCTCATGCATTGCTCTTGCTGGTGTAGCAACCGAATATCTCCTGTATGGTTATGCTGAAGGTGGCCTTGATGATATCAGCAAG TTAGATGGTTTGGTGAAGAGTTTGGGATTCACACAAAAGAAGGCGGACTCGCAGGTAAGGTGGTCAGTCCTCAATACCATACTGCTACTACGTCGCCATGAGATAGCTCGATCCAAGCTCGCTCAGGCTATGTCCAAGGGAGAATCTGTTGGATCTTGTATCCAAATCATAGAAGATTCCATTGATCCTTCTGATATATAG
- the LOC104771230 gene encoding gibberellin receptor GID1C-like, with protein sequence MAGSEEVNLIESKTVVPLNTWVLISNFKLAYNLLRRPDGTFNRHLAEFLDRKVPANANPVNGVFSFDVIIDRQTNLLSRVYRPADAAAGPPSITDLQNPVDGEIVPVIVFFHGGSFAHSSANSAIYDTLCRRLVGLCGAIVVSVNYRRAPENRYPCAYDDGWAVLNWVNSSSWLKSKKDSKVHIFLAGDSSGGNIVHNVALRAVESGIDVLGNILLNPMFGGNERTESETRLDGKYFVTVRDRDWYWRAFLPEGEDREHPACSPFGPRSKSLEGLSFPKSLVVVAGLDLIQDWQLKYAQGLKQAGQEVKLLYLEQATIGFYLLPNNNHFHTVMDEIAAFVNAECQ encoded by the exons atggCTGGGAGCGAAGAAGTTAATCTTATTGAGAGTAAG ACAGTGGTTCCTCTCAATACATGGGTTCTGATATCCAACTTTAAGCTAGCCTACAATCTCCTGCGCCGTCCTGATGGAACCTTTAACCGTCACCTCGCAGAGTTTCTAGACAGGAAAGTCCCTGCAAACGCCAATCCTGTTAATGGGGTCTTCTCCTTCGATGTTATCATCGATCGCCAGACCAATCTCCTTAGCCGAGTATACAGACCGGCTGATGCTGCTGCAGGCCCACCGAGTATTACCGATCTTCAGAATCCCGTTGATGGTGAGATAGTACCTGTTATTGTCTTCTTCCATGGTGGGAGCTTTGCGCATTCTTCTGCAAACAGTGCTATTTATGATACTCTCTGCCGTAGGCTTGTTGGTTTGTGCGGTGCTATTGTTGTCTCTGTGAACTATCGCCGTGCACCAGAGAATCGTTACCCTTGTGCTTATGATGATGGCTGGGCTGTTTTGAATTGGGTCAACTCCAGTTCTTGGCTTAAAAGCAAGAAAGACTCAAAGGTTCATATTTTCTTGGCCGGTGATAGCTCTGGGGGTAACATCGTGCATAATGTCGCACTAAGAGCGGTGGAGTCAGGGATCGATGTTTTGGGGAACATTTTGCTTAACCCTATGTTTGGTGGGAACGAAAGGACCGAGTCTGAGACACGTTTGGATGGGAAATACTTTGTGACGGTCAGAGACAGAGATTGGTATTGGAGAGCGTTTCTTCCCGAGGGTGAAGACAGAGAGCATCCAGCTTGTAGCCCGTTTGGCCCGAGAAGCAAGAGCTTAGAAGGGTTGAGTTTCCCCAAGAGTCTGGTCGTTGTAGCGGGTTTAGATTTGATTCAAGATTGGCAGTTGAAGTACGCTCAAGGGCTCAAGCAAGCGGGTCAAGAGGTGAAGCTTCTTTACTTGGAACAAGCCACTATTGGCTTCTACTTATTGCCTAACAACAATCATTTCCATACCGTTATGGACGAGATAGCTGCGTTTGTAAACGCAGAATGCCAATGA
- the LOC104771229 gene encoding myosin heavy chain, striated muscle-like produces MAKKKVSRNTNGASVEQQQMQSQKAPVTYKKPAAELSRESSMEDHDSSEEKFQNLKSLNGILLQQTMEKRQQIESLFQAKDALEAELTRSGKEKTLLKEELCGSSDEKFMLKIELDLFMGFVESRVKEMVVEVDGLVKEKSDRDCEIRDLKREASVLIGKLESERDEFSRVCGERDLIKSESDLQSEEMNWLKESVLRLEMKEVSLGEEVGRLKSENGRLVKEGKKREELIERVSKERSEMEKNLEDKIREIDGLKSEINGVIREKMEIEMVKRDQKETIVELEKKLGNLNETVKSLTKEEVGLRDQVIRLERNLDEVMEEAKARAEQINALVKEKSITESELECVWMENMSVKKQMEMALVQSSDKGKLVDQLLCEKNELVKRVVNQEAEFVELSKLADEQKHVAVQLQKDYNELTKTSENLSCNVSQLKDALALVEVERDNAGKALAEEKRNRLALKDKVAELEKMIESTGKELEKTKAERARLVKEKKEVENRSESLRNEKGILQKDTVELKKAMGVLKTELESARANAKNSLTMLKSVATLVGGLENKKGEKKREKGMDSYTVELEAIKKSFKNKESMVEEMKKEVEKMKHSVEDAHKKKSFWTLVSSVTSLLMAASVAYAASIK; encoded by the coding sequence ATGGCGAAGAAGAAAGTTTCTCGTAACACCAATGGAGCATCCGTTGAGCAACAACAAATGCAGAGCCAGAAAGCTCCGGTCACTTACAAGAAACCGGCGGCGGAGCTGAGTCGAGAGTCTTCAATGGAGGACCATGACTCGTCGGAGGAAAAGTTTCAGAATTTGAAATCACTCAATGGGATTCTTCTCCAGCAAACCATGGAGAAGAGGCAGCAGATTGAATCTCTCTTCCAGGCGAAAGATGCGTTGGAGGCTGAGCTGACCCGTTCCGGAAAGGAGAAGACTTTGCTGAAGGAGGAGTTGTGTGGTTCGAGCGATGAGAAGTTCATGTTGAAGATTGAGTTGGATCTGTTTATGGGTTTTGTTGAGAGCCGTGTTAAGGAAATGGTTGTTGAGGTAGATGGGTTGGTTAAGGAGAAGAGTGATAGGGACTGTGAGATTAGGGATTTGAAAAGAGAAGCTAGTGTTTTGATTGGGAAGTTAGAGAGTGAGAGGGATGAGTTTAGTAGGGTTTGTGGTGAGAGGGATTTGATTAAGAGTGAGTCTGATTTGCAGAGTGAGGAGATGAATTGGTTGAAGGAGAGTGTGTTGAGGCTGGAGATGAAAGAAGTGAGTTTGGGTGAAGAAGTTGGGAGATTGAAATCTGAGAATGGTAGATTGGTGAAGGaggggaagaagagagaggagttGATTGAGAGGGTTAGTAAGGAGAGGAGTGAAATGGAGAAGAACCTTGAGGATAAGATTAGGGAGATTGATGGGTTGAAGAGTGAGATCAATGGGGTTATTAGAGAGAAGATGGAGATAGAGATGGTTAAACGTGATCAGAAGGAGACGATCGTTGAGTTGGAGAAAAAGTTGGGAAATTTGAATGAGACTGTGAAGAGCTTGACAAAGGAAGAGGTGGGGTTACGTGATCAGGTTATTAGGTTAGAGAGGAATCTTGATGAGGTTATGGAGGAAGCGAAAGCGAGGGCGGAGCAGATCAATGCATTGGTGAAAGAGAAGTCTATTACGGAATCTGAGCTTGAGTGTGTGTGGATGGAGAACATGTCAGTTAAGAAGCAGATGGAAATGGCTCTCGTGCAATCCTCTGATAAGGGGAAACTGGTTGACCAATTGTTGTGCGAGAAGAATGAGCTTGTTAAGCGTGTTGTTAACCAGGAGGCTGAGTTTGTTGAGCTGAGTAAACTGGCGGATGAGCAAAAGCATGTTGCAGTTCAGCTGCAAAAGGATTATAATGAGCTAACCAAGACTAGTGAGAATCTTAGCTGCAATGTTAGCCAGCTTAAGGATGCTCTGGCGCTGGTTGAGGTTGAGAGAGACAATGCTGGGAAGGCTCTTGCTGAGGAGAAGAGAAATCGGTTGGCTCTTAAGGATAAAGTTGCAGAATTAGAGAAAATGATTGAATCTACTGGTAAAGAGCTTGAGAAGACTAAGGCTGAGCGAGCGAGATTGgtcaaagagaagaaggaagtggAGAATCGATCTGAGTCATTGAGAAACGAGAAGGGTATCCTTCAGAAGGATACTGTAGAACTCAAAAAAGCTATGGGTGTTTTGAAAACAGAACTAGAGTCTGCTAGAGCCAATGCAAAAAACAGTCTAACAATGCTGAAGAGTGTGGCCACTCTAGTAGGTggtttagaaaacaaaaaaggcgAGAAGAAGCGTGAAAAAGGAATGGATTCTTACACTGTGGAGCTAGAAGCGATCAAGAAATcgtttaaaaacaaagaaagcatgGTTGAGGAAATGAAGAAGGAAGTAGAGAAAATGAAGCATTCAGTTGAAGATGcacacaagaagaagagcttttGGACCCTTGTGTCATCTGTTACTTCTCTCCTTATGGCTGCATCTGTTGCGTATGCTGCTTCGATCAAGTGA